A stretch of DNA from Coccidioides posadasii str. Silveira chromosome 1, complete sequence:
CAGAGTGATGAAGGGCCTGAAATGATAGCGTAACTTTTAACAAAGACAGGCATAGGAACCAAGATAAATATGGAGTTTAAATAAAACTATACAAGGGAGAAGGAATGTATTTGCAATGTGTCTTGTGGATTTTCCCCATGTACATAAATCTCCTCAACCATCAAATCCAAGCATTAGGTTAAGACGCAAGAAACAAGGTGGGAATcaattaaaataaaataggATTCATCAATCTGTCTTAAAGACCTGTGATCTGCCTGATTCAGCACAACACTCAAAGTAAAACAGACATGTGGACACAGGAGTACAGAGATGACTATGACAAGGGTAAAAAACAAAGACACAATTCCATCCCTTCAATGATTCGCCATTTCACACGCCTTCCTGAAACCCCTCATAATGCCATCATCATATTGTCATCTTGTTTGCAGACATAACAAAACGCGTTTGTCCAGTTCAATCCAGATTGAGAGGGCATGCTCGACGGCGCAATAAACAGCGGATAAGCTAATCTAGAAGTATCTGGACGGATAATTGGGAGGACGACTAGACTTTGCCTCAACGCCGTTGAAAAAAAATGTAAAAAGAGCTTTACAGAATCTTGCAAACGCGAGACTTCTTGCGGGTGCTTGGGGGCTCAAGGGCAGCAACGATGGCCTAGTTGAAAACTGATCAGTACACAACATCTGACGCGCGAATAGCATGTAGCTCACCTCATCGAAGACGTCCTTGAGCTTGTACTGAGTGAGTGCAGAGCATTCGACGTATTTGACCGCTCCAAGTTCCCTTGCCATGCGCTCTCCGTCTTCTTTGCGAACGGGAGCCATCTTCTGTTTTGAGAGTTTCTCACGAACAGCAGGGTCATCGCGTAAGTCAGTTTGGGTACCAACAATCAAGCAAGGGACCCCGGGACAGTGATGACGGACTTCCGGAAACCATTTCTCGCGGACGTTCTCGAATGACGCAGGAGAAGTCACGGAGAAACAAACGAGGAAGACATCGGTTTGGGGATAGGAGAGCGGACGAAGACGATCATAATCCTCCTGGCCGGCAGTATCGAAAAGGCCGAGAGTATACGGTTCGTCTCCAATCCTGTAGCAGTAGGTTGGCGCCGTGTCAGCTAGCTTTTCTAAAAACTCTTGCATGATCTCCAAAAGAGGTAGAGGGACAAGAATCTGGCTTCAAAAACACAAAGGACCTTTGGAGTCTAAGGAGAAAGGATATGTATAAACAAAAGACGCGCAACTCACATCACAGTCACTGCATAATTATCGAAAACAGTGGGAACATATTCAGAAGGAAACTTGTTTGTAGTATATGAGATCAACAGACATGTCTTTCCGACAGCTCCATCCCCAACGACAACACATCTATTATGTTCCCGAAGCATGGTTAGTTCGGTGCACCTGAACACAGATTTATCTTATGACATCGGGGTAGCACGATGTATTCATCTTGCCGAGCAAAGCACACTTACTTGATAGTAGCAACAACCATTTTCGAAGCTTGCTAACACAACAGTTGAAAAACTGCGGTTACTTATGTGCTGAGGCACAGATGTTTCAGGGGTAGGAAGTATGTCAGGATGCAGTATTGAATCGAGAGGATGTTGGAGCTCACGAGGCGAAGACGAACGGGtgaagagaggagaggaaggGAGCAGGCGAGGAGAGGAGGGCAAGAAATAGTGGGGAGTTTGTGAGGGAAAGTTCCGTCAGGGCAAACCTCAGTTGCTAACGGTGACACAGCGAAAAAGTGAGGGTGAATTGAGTGAGTAAGGCAGAACCGGAGGAGGATAaaagtgagagagagagacctAGAACGCTGAGCTACAACTGTTAACCAATAGCCCACACAACAGGCCGTGCTGCTTCTCTGATTCCTGAGCTCCAAGGCCAAGCTGAAGAGAGAAGTTGGGAtcgaaaagaaacaaaacaagattGACCCTGGGTGGTGTGCAGACTCACTTGGATGGTGGAGGTGAAGGAGAGGACGGAAGGGCGACGACGAGACGGATTGCGCTGCAGAACGCGCCCACAAGGACTTGGGAAGACCCTTGCGAGGCTTGTCTGCTGAAAGAGAAGCAGGTATTGGACAAAACCGATTGGACAAGGCGACGCTCACAGTGGTGGCTGGAGAAGTGATTGATGACGGGGTTGGAGGATTGATGTTTCAAAGAATGGAGGTGGTTGTTGAGCAAATGGGCAGCGATGCCAAAAGGGGGGGAAGTCGACACCTCAAATCGCCCCGGAT
This window harbors:
- the CDC42 gene encoding Rho GTPase (EggNog:ENOG410PH0N~COG:Z~BUSCO:13456at33183); the protein is MVVATIKCVVVGDGAVGKTCLLISYTTNKFPSEYVPTVFDNYAVTVMIGDEPYTLGLFDTAGQEDYDRLRPLSYPQTDVFLVCFSVTSPASFENVREKWFPEVRHHCPGVPCLIVGTQTDLRDDPAVREKLSKQKMAPVRKEDGERMARELGAVKYVECSALTQYKLKDVFDEAIVAALEPPSTRKKSRVCKIL